The Dendropsophus ebraccatus isolate aDenEbr1 chromosome 3, aDenEbr1.pat, whole genome shotgun sequence genome includes a region encoding these proteins:
- the LOC138786799 gene encoding oocyte zinc finger protein XlCOF6.1-like, protein MIIKEEEETDDSSDDWYKVDIPMGKNLNFMNGTYMRAKEEEETEYGSDEQYKEDITTDNHPDNSTRSSGGHQISSEDHITQDTYEEPSTIPDTPSAPHSKDLSSHPVIQVPSSAPSQQADIYREDDEHQGANTGKPQFSYLHITREKPFSCSECGKCFSLRSKLVNHLRIHTGERPFSCPYCGKCFTHQSNLLQHQRIHTEKPFSCLECGKCFKKISKLVEHKRIHTEERPFSCSECEKCFTHKSKLVSHQRIHTGEKPFSCSECGKGFTKKSNLVDHQKIHTGEKPFSCSVCGKCFSLRGKLVNHQRIHIAKKSVSFSECRKCFS, encoded by the exons ATGATtataaaagaagaagaggagacagatgacagcagtgatgactGGTATAAGGTGGACATTCCTATGGGAAAGAATCTGAACTTTATGAATGGCACATACATGAgggcaaaagaagaagaagagacagaatacggcagtgatgagcagtataaggaggacatcactacagataaccacccag ataattctaccaggagctcagggggacatcagatctcctcagaggatcatatcacacaagatacatatgaggagccgtccactatcccagatacaccctcagcccctcacagcaaagatctctcatctcatcctgttatacaagtcccatcttctgctccatcacagcaagctgacatttacagagaagatGATGAACATCAAGGAGCAAACACAGGAAAACCTCAGTTTTCATATTTACATATTAcaagggagaagccattttcatgttcagaatgtggaaaatgtttttctcttAGATCAAAGCTTGTTAACCAtttaagaattcacacaggggagaggccattttcatgtccatattgtgggaaatgttttactcaccaATCAAATCTTCttcaacatcaaagaattcacacagagaagccattttcatgtttggaatgtggaaaatgttttaaaaagaTATCAAAACTTGTTGAACATAAACGAATTCACACAGAGGAGAGaccattttcttgttcagaatgtgaaaaatgttttactcacaAATCAAAGCTTGTtagccatcaaagaattcacacaggggagaagccattttcctgttcagaatgtggaaaaggttttactaagaaatcaaatcttgttgaccatcaaaaaattcacacaggggagaagccattttcatgttcagtatGTGGAAAGTGTTTTTCTCTTAGAGGAAAGCTTGttaaccatcaaagaattcacatagCGAAGAAGTCAGTTTCATTTTCAGAGTGTAGGAAATGTTTTTCTTAG